A single region of the Jatrophihabitans sp. GAS493 genome encodes:
- a CDS encoding DUF3151 domain-containing protein, whose translation MTKLGDLLSSPTRLGDDPAVDLLAAGTPAVEVAAKYPASSAAWAVLAEAALAAHEPVTAYAYARTGYHRGLDALRRSGWKGNGPIPWSHVPNQGFLRALHALAEAAAAIGETDEATRCSTFLHDSDPAAEAALS comes from the coding sequence ATGACGAAACTCGGCGACCTCCTCTCCTCACCGACCCGCCTCGGCGACGACCCGGCCGTGGACCTGCTCGCTGCCGGCACGCCGGCGGTCGAGGTGGCCGCGAAGTATCCCGCCTCATCGGCCGCCTGGGCCGTGCTGGCCGAGGCGGCGCTCGCTGCCCATGAGCCGGTGACCGCCTACGCCTACGCCCGCACCGGCTACCACCGCGGCCTGGACGCCCTGCGCCGCAGCGGATGGAAGGGCAACGGCCCCATCCCGTGGTCGCACGTGCCGAATCAGGGCTTCCTGCGGGCGCTGCACGCGCTGGCCGAGGCCGCCGCGGCGATCGGCGAGACCGACGAGGCGACCCGCTGTTCGACCTTCCTGCACGACAGCGACCCGGCCGCCGAAGCAGCCCTGAGCTAG
- a CDS encoding adenylosuccinate synthase yields MPAIVLVGAQWGDEGKGKATDLLGSRVEAVVKFNGGNNAGHTIVIDTAGQREKYALHLLPSGILSPGCTPIIGNGVVIDLEVLFSEIDGLEARGVDTSKLVVSGAAHVITPYNRTLDKVTERYLGSRKIGTTGRGIGPTYADKMSRVGIRIQDLFDEKILRAKVSGALEFKNQVLVKVYNRRAVEVDAVVDELLGYAERLRPMVADTPLLLEQLLDAGRTVILEAGQATLLDVDHGTYPFVTSSNATAGGACTGSGIPPTRISSVIAVIKAYTTRVGEGPFPTELLDADGERLRDVGAEFGTTTGRPRRCGWFDAVIGRYATRINGVTDFVLTKLDVLTGIEQIPVCVAYDIDGVRHNELPSSQGDFARATPIYEVFPGWSEDISKARTLEDLPENARRYVAALEQMIKAPISAIGVGPGRDETIAVRDLLR; encoded by the coding sequence ATGCCGGCGATAGTTCTGGTTGGTGCCCAGTGGGGCGATGAAGGCAAGGGCAAGGCGACCGACCTGCTCGGGAGCCGGGTCGAGGCGGTCGTCAAGTTCAACGGCGGCAACAACGCCGGCCACACCATCGTCATCGACACCGCCGGCCAGCGGGAGAAGTACGCCCTGCACCTGCTGCCCTCAGGCATCCTCAGCCCCGGCTGCACGCCCATCATCGGCAACGGCGTGGTCATCGACCTCGAGGTTCTCTTCAGTGAGATCGACGGGCTGGAAGCTCGTGGCGTCGACACCTCGAAGCTGGTCGTCAGCGGCGCCGCGCACGTCATCACGCCGTACAACCGAACCCTGGACAAGGTCACCGAGCGGTATCTCGGCAGCCGCAAGATCGGCACCACCGGCCGTGGCATCGGCCCCACCTACGCGGACAAGATGTCCCGGGTCGGCATCCGCATCCAGGATCTCTTCGACGAGAAGATCCTGCGGGCGAAGGTCTCCGGCGCCCTCGAATTCAAGAACCAGGTACTGGTCAAGGTCTACAACCGGCGCGCGGTCGAGGTCGACGCGGTCGTCGACGAACTCCTCGGCTACGCCGAGCGGCTGCGTCCGATGGTGGCCGACACCCCACTGTTGCTGGAGCAACTTCTCGACGCCGGGCGCACCGTCATCCTCGAAGCCGGCCAGGCGACGCTGCTCGACGTCGACCACGGCACCTACCCGTTCGTCACCTCATCCAACGCCACCGCGGGCGGCGCCTGCACCGGCAGCGGAATCCCCCCGACGCGCATCAGCTCGGTCATCGCCGTGATCAAGGCGTACACGACGCGAGTCGGGGAGGGTCCGTTCCCGACCGAACTCCTCGACGCCGACGGAGAGCGGCTGCGCGATGTCGGCGCCGAATTCGGGACCACGACGGGACGCCCCCGCCGCTGCGGCTGGTTCGACGCGGTCATCGGCCGCTACGCCACGCGGATCAACGGCGTCACCGATTTCGTGTTGACCAAGCTCGACGTTCTCACCGGCATCGAGCAGATCCCGGTCTGTGTCGCCTACGACATCGACGGTGTGCGCCACAATGAGCTGCCCAGCTCGCAGGGCGACTTCGCCCGCGCGACCCCGATCTACGAGGTCTTCCCAGGGTGGAGCGAGGACATCTCGAAGGCGCGCACGCTGGAGGATCTGCCGGAGAACGCGCGTCGCTACGTCGCCGCGCTGGAGCAGATGATCAAGGCGCCGATCTCGGCCATCGGAGTCGGTCCCGGCCGCGACGAGACGATCGCCGTCCGCGACCTGCTGCGTTGA
- a CDS encoding TetR/AcrR family transcriptional regulator, with protein MGLTPEKVVIAAAEIADSGGLDEASLSNVAAALGVRVPSLYKHVDGLDDLQVRIALYGAETLLASLGHAVDGKSGRDALLAAFTAHRRFATSHPGQFQALVRAPLSAQQRSEFGSGIEEILRKIMDDYGVRGAEATHAIRSARSALTGFASLESLRAFDADEDTEASFYAMIALFDRGLAGPGVAAPRRGGFRLPGLPALPIPGR; from the coding sequence ATGGGATTGACGCCCGAGAAAGTGGTCATTGCCGCCGCGGAGATCGCTGACTCCGGCGGACTCGACGAAGCGTCGCTCTCCAACGTCGCCGCCGCGCTCGGTGTGCGGGTCCCCAGCCTCTACAAGCACGTCGACGGGCTGGACGATCTGCAGGTCCGGATCGCCCTCTACGGGGCCGAGACGCTGCTGGCCAGCCTCGGGCATGCGGTGGACGGGAAGTCCGGGCGTGACGCGCTGCTGGCCGCATTCACCGCGCACCGCCGCTTCGCCACCTCGCACCCCGGGCAGTTCCAGGCCTTGGTGCGCGCGCCGCTCTCGGCGCAGCAGCGCAGCGAGTTCGGCAGCGGCATCGAGGAGATTCTGCGCAAGATCATGGACGACTACGGTGTGCGCGGCGCGGAGGCGACCCACGCCATCCGTTCGGCCCGCAGCGCGCTGACCGGCTTCGCGTCATTGGAGTCGCTGCGGGCCTTCGACGCCGACGAGGACACCGAGGCCAGCTTCTACGCGATGATCGCCCTCTTCGACCGTGGGCTGGCCGGCCCCGGTGTCGCTGCCCCGCGACGCGGCGGATTCCGCCTCCCCGGCCTGCCCGCACTGCCGATCCCGGGGCGCTGA
- the purD gene encoding phosphoribosylamine--glycine ligase — MRVLVVGSGAREHAICLSFSGDSRVTSLICAPGNAGTAAIAEQRPLDILNPAAVAALAVELGAEFVVIGPEAPLVAGVADAVRAAGIPCFGPSQAAAQLEGSKAFAKDVMAAAGVPTARSRLCLDAAQAAAALDEFGAPYVVKDDGLAAGKGVVVTSDRDEALAHAAECGRVVIEEYLDGPEVSLFCVTDGHTVVPLLPAQDFKRIGDGDTGPNTGGMGAYAPLPWLPPETVDQVLREVAQPTVEELAARGVPFAGLLYIGLAMTSAGPRVIEFNARFGDPETQVVLALLESSLLQLLYAAAVGTLAEVPSLVWRDESAVTVVIAAANYPGTPRLGDVITGSEAEGVIHAGTRRREDGAIVSSGGRVLSATATASTLAGARDQAYTVLSGIDLAGGQFRTDIAQRAIYKEIEIPQ; from the coding sequence GTGCGCGTTCTGGTTGTCGGATCGGGGGCCCGCGAACACGCGATTTGCCTGAGTTTTTCGGGTGATTCACGGGTCACGTCGCTGATCTGTGCACCCGGCAACGCGGGTACGGCGGCGATCGCCGAGCAGCGTCCGTTGGATATTCTGAACCCGGCCGCGGTGGCTGCGCTGGCCGTCGAGCTCGGTGCCGAGTTCGTCGTCATCGGCCCGGAGGCGCCACTCGTCGCCGGGGTGGCCGACGCGGTGCGGGCGGCCGGCATTCCCTGCTTCGGGCCGTCGCAGGCCGCCGCTCAGCTGGAGGGGAGCAAGGCCTTCGCCAAGGACGTCATGGCCGCGGCCGGCGTCCCGACCGCGCGGTCCCGGCTCTGCCTGGACGCTGCTCAGGCCGCTGCGGCGTTGGACGAGTTCGGCGCACCGTACGTGGTGAAGGACGACGGGCTCGCCGCCGGCAAGGGCGTCGTCGTCACCTCCGATCGGGACGAGGCGCTGGCCCACGCGGCCGAGTGTGGCCGGGTCGTCATCGAGGAGTATCTGGACGGCCCGGAGGTGTCGCTCTTCTGTGTCACTGACGGCCACACCGTCGTCCCGCTGCTGCCGGCTCAGGACTTCAAACGCATCGGCGACGGCGACACCGGACCGAACACCGGCGGGATGGGGGCCTACGCGCCGCTGCCGTGGCTGCCGCCGGAGACCGTCGACCAAGTGCTGCGCGAGGTGGCCCAGCCGACGGTTGAGGAACTCGCGGCGCGCGGAGTGCCGTTCGCCGGCCTGCTCTACATCGGCCTGGCGATGACCTCGGCCGGCCCACGGGTGATCGAGTTCAACGCCCGATTCGGAGACCCCGAGACCCAGGTCGTGCTGGCGCTGCTGGAGTCGTCGCTGCTGCAGCTGCTCTATGCCGCCGCTGTGGGCACGCTGGCCGAGGTGCCGTCGTTGGTCTGGCGGGACGAGTCGGCGGTGACGGTGGTGATCGCCGCCGCGAACTATCCGGGAACGCCCCGGCTGGGCGACGTCATCACCGGATCCGAGGCCGAGGGTGTCATCCACGCCGGCACCCGGCGCCGCGAGGATGGAGCGATCGTCTCCTCCGGTGGGCGCGTGCTGTCGGCGACGGCGACCGCATCCACGCTGGCCGGGGCCCGGGATCAGGCCTACACGGTGCTGTCGGGCATCGACCTGGCCGGCGGGCAGTTCCGCACCGACATCGCCCAGCGCGCCATCTACAAGGAGATCGAGATCCCGCAGTAG